In the Micromonospora narathiwatensis genome, one interval contains:
- a CDS encoding SGNH/GDSL hydrolase family protein: MTVQVPHGGRVLFIGDSITDAGRDRSRGDDLGTGYAMMAGAWFTARHPAHRAGFVNRGVSGDRVRDLRARWEGDCLALAPQVVSVLIGINDTWRRYSEDDPTSAADFARDYRHILESTRRLGARIVLIEPFVIPLDDAKRTWREDLDAKVDVVRRLAAEYDATLVAVDELFRSADVDDRVWTNDGVHLTPFGHALLAQQWLRAVTPTV, translated from the coding sequence ATGACGGTGCAGGTGCCGCACGGCGGCCGGGTGCTCTTCATCGGCGACAGCATCACCGACGCCGGCCGGGACCGGTCCCGCGGCGACGACCTCGGCACCGGGTACGCCATGATGGCCGGCGCGTGGTTCACCGCCCGGCATCCCGCCCACCGGGCCGGTTTCGTCAACCGAGGCGTCAGCGGTGACCGGGTACGCGACCTGCGCGCCCGCTGGGAGGGCGACTGCCTGGCCCTCGCCCCGCAGGTGGTGTCGGTGCTGATCGGCATCAACGACACCTGGCGGCGGTACAGCGAGGACGACCCGACCAGCGCCGCCGACTTCGCCCGCGACTACCGGCACATCCTGGAGTCGACCCGGCGGCTGGGCGCGCGGATCGTCCTGATCGAACCCTTCGTGATCCCGCTCGACGACGCCAAGCGCACCTGGCGGGAGGACCTCGACGCGAAGGTCGACGTGGTCCGCCGGCTCGCCGCCGAGTACGACGCGACGCTGGTCGCGGTGGACGAGCTGTTCCGGTCCGCCGACGTCGACGACCGGGTGTGGACCAACGACGGGGTGCACCTCACGCCGTTCGGCCACGCGCTGCTCGCCCAGCAGTGGCTGCGGGCGGTCACCCCGACCGTCTGA